The Aminithiophilus ramosus genome contains a region encoding:
- a CDS encoding methylglyoxal synthase: protein MKRIGIIAHDERKEDLLLWVGRNLEAFREIHLFATGTTGRLLVERYPGLEVTRFRSGPLGGDQQMGSHIAEGEIDGLIFFIDPLGTHPHDVDIKALLRLAVLYNIPSAFNQATADFLVTSPHFRGGYVPQRKSYEPYINRFAAKG, encoded by the coding sequence ATGAAGCGAATCGGCATCATCGCCCACGACGAGCGGAAAGAGGATCTGCTCCTGTGGGTCGGCCGCAACCTCGAGGCCTTTCGCGAGATCCACCTTTTCGCCACGGGGACGACGGGGAGACTCCTGGTCGAGCGCTATCCGGGCCTTGAGGTGACGCGATTCCGCAGCGGCCCCCTCGGCGGCGACCAGCAGATGGGAAGCCACATCGCCGAGGGCGAGATCGACGGCCTCATCTTCTTCATCGACCCCCTGGGGACACATCCCCACGACGTGGACATCAAGGCCCTGCTGCGTCTGGCCGTTCTCTACAACATCCCTTCGGCCTTCAACCAGGCCACGGCCGACTTCCTCGTCACCAGCCCCCACTTCCGGGGCGGCTACGTCCCTCAGAGAAAGAGTTACGAGCCCTATATCAACCGCTTCGCCGCCAAAGGCTGA